The sequence GGTCATAAGGGAAAGGCCCAGCGCGTCGATTTTTTCGGGGGTCATGGCGAGGCAGATCAGCCCGCGACCATGTTTCGCCATGAAGTTGATGATCCCGGGCGTGGTTTTTTCGGCGGCGCAGACGAGGTCTCCCTCGTTCTCGCGGTCTTCGTCATCCATCAGGATGACCATCCGTCCCGCCGCCAGTTCTTTGGCAGCTTCTTCCACATTGCAAAAAGCCATTTACAACCTCAAGGTGCCGCGGTTCAGATGAACCCTTTTTCTTTTAAGAACTTCTCGTCGATCCGGCTTTGCGGCCGGCCCGATAAGAGCAGTTTTTCCGTGTATTTAGCTATAATATCACATTCCATGTTCACCGCCGAACCGGGAGTGAGGGCATGGAGGTTGGTGATTTCAAGGGTGTGCGGGATCACCGCGATGGTGATGTGGCGGGCCGAAATGCGCGCCACAGTGAGCGATATTCCACTTATGGCAATTGAGCCTTTTTCAACGGTATACCTGTCAATATCTTCAGGGATTTCGAAGTTAAGCTCCACGTTGTCGCCGATAACCTTTTTTCCCAGATAGGTTCCCAGCCCATCGACATGTCCCTGCATGATGTGGCCGCCAAGGCGGTCTGAAAGACGGAGCGCTTTTTCCAGATTTACCGGCGTTTTAGGTTTATAGCCGCCGATGATGGTGCGGTCGAGCGATTCCTTCGATACGTCGAATACGGCGCTATTGCCGGAAAACTCTTTGGCGGTGAGGCAGACGCCGTCGATGGCGATGGAATCGCCGATGGCGGTGTCGGTCCAGAAGCCGGGGGCGTCTATGACAAGGCGCGCGGCTTTCCCCGCGAGGGAGAGCGCGCCGACCGTGCCGGTGGCCTGAACAATGCCGGTAAACATCAGCGGTTAATATACCCCTCTATCAGGAAATTCGTGTTGGTTTTGGAAAGCCGATCTCCGCCCATCGGGGTGATGGCCGTATTGCTGATTTTGATTGCCCCGGCGATGCCCTTTACTCCCGCGCCGCCGAAGATTGAATAGCGGCCGCTGCCGCCGAGGAGTATGGGGGCGTAGAAGAGGGCGAGTTTGTCGACGATCCCTTCGTTCAGCGCGGCGGTGTATAGTTCGGCGCCTCCTTCCATCAGGAGGTTCACCACGCCGCGCTTGCCCAGTTCCGCCATCAGTTCCTTGAGATTCACCCGTTTGTTTTTTTCGGGCAGGCGGAGGATGGCGGCTCCTTGCTCTTCCAGCGCTTTTGCGCGGCGGCTGTTGTCGCTGGCGGTGGCGATGATCACTTTCCCGCCGATGGAGTGGAGCGCCGCGGCGTCCGGCGGGGTGTCGAGGTCCGTATCCACGATCACGCGCAGCGGCTGCCTGACGCCATCCTTTTTTTTCAGGCGGACGTTCAGGCGCGGGTCGTCTTTCAGCACGGTGTTCACCCCCACCATCACGGCATCGCTGGCGGCGCGCATCTCGTGAACCTTCTGGCGCGACATCTCGTTGCTGATCCATTTGCTGGTGCCGTCATCGGCGGCGATTTTGCCGTCAAGGCTGCACGCCGCTTTCAGGGTGACGAAGGGGAGGTTTTGGGTGATGAATTTGTTCCATCCCTCGTTGAGCTGCTGCGCCTCTTTTTGCAACAGGCCGACCATCACGGTGATCCCCGCTTTTTTAAGGCGGGCGATTCCCTTGCCGGCCACCAGCGGGTTGGCGTCCTGCGTGGCGATGACCACTTTCGTGACGCCAGCCGCAATAATGGCATCGGCGCAGGGGGGCGTTTTGCCGTGGTGGGAGCACGGCTCCAGCGTGACGTAGAGCGTTGCCCCCTTGGTGTTCCCCTTTGCTTTTTTCAGCGCCACGATTTCGGCGTGGTCTTTCCCCGCTTTTTCGTGGAAGCCTTCGGCTATGATCTTGCCGTTCTTGATAAGGACGGCGCCGACGAGCGGGTTGGGGCTGGTGCGCCCGCGGGCCTTTTCGGCCAGCGCGAGCGCACGGAGCATGAATTCCGATTTCATCAAAAAAACCTCAGGCGGTGCCGCTGCTGGCCTCGCCGATGGCGGCGTGCGCCGCGGCAAGCCGGGCGATCGGGATGCGGTACGGCGAGCAGCTCACGTAATTCAGCCCCAGCCGGTGGCAGAGCGCGACCGATTTCGGATCGCCGCCATGTTCGCCGCAGATACCGACTTTCAGTTTCGGGTTCACCAAGCGTCCCTTTTCCACGCCGATGCGCATCAGTTGG is a genomic window of Nitrospinota bacterium containing:
- the ribD gene encoding bifunctional diaminohydroxyphosphoribosylaminopyrimidine deaminase/5-amino-6-(5-phosphoribosylamino)uracil reductase RibD, whose amino-acid sequence is MKSEFMLRALALAEKARGRTSPNPLVGAVLIKNGKIIAEGFHEKAGKDHAEIVALKKAKGNTKGATLYVTLEPCSHHGKTPPCADAIIAAGVTKVVIATQDANPLVAGKGIARLKKAGITVMVGLLQKEAQQLNEGWNKFITQNLPFVTLKAACSLDGKIAADDGTSKWISNEMSRQKVHEMRAASDAVMVGVNTVLKDDPRLNVRLKKKDGVRQPLRVIVDTDLDTPPDAAALHSIGGKVIIATASDNSRRAKALEEQGAAILRLPEKNKRVNLKELMAELGKRGVVNLLMEGGAELYTAALNEGIVDKLALFYAPILLGGSGRYSIFGGAGVKGIAGAIKISNTAITPMGGDRLSKTNTNFLIEGYINR
- a CDS encoding riboflavin synthase yields the protein MFTGIVQATGTVGALSLAGKAARLVIDAPGFWTDTAIGDSIAIDGVCLTAKEFSGNSAVFDVSKESLDRTIIGGYKPKTPVNLEKALRLSDRLGGHIMQGHVDGLGTYLGKKVIGDNVELNFEIPEDIDRYTVEKGSIAISGISLTVARISARHITIAVIPHTLEITNLHALTPGSAVNMECDIIAKYTEKLLLSGRPQSRIDEKFLKEKGFI